Proteins from a genomic interval of Callospermophilus lateralis isolate mCalLat2 chromosome 1, mCalLat2.hap1, whole genome shotgun sequence:
- the Lrcol1 gene encoding leucine-rich colipase-like protein 1 — protein sequence MVWSLLLLLLLPPLFLTGIQDRRKVGHKFESLVGGWLTPGSPLGTALTEAGSTGRVLEQLAAPTFQVIREPCEHDEECQSRCCVVNNLSPQRFCTPKTFFLQCLSWTKPNGYSCQDHSECQSKCCVRSSQVPMQFCTSKTLFLQCVPWRKPNGEYCRSHSQCWSQCCLHVPQISAFRCSARNGILAQCLPLVSPPCPRGLRWTAVPRGKEQGALLDPGFICEVGECVGLWVALGLQVWLHTGAH from the exons ATGGTGTGgagcctgctgctgctgctgctgctaccaCCGCTGTTCCTGACAGGGATCCAGGACAGGAGGAAAGTGGGCCACAAG TTTGAGTCCCTAGTTGGAGGATGGTTGACCCCAGGAAGCCCTCTGGGGACCGCCCTCACGGAGGCTGGGTCTACGGGGCGGGTCCTGGAGCAGCTAGCAGCGCCGACCTTCCAGGTGATCCGAGAGCCCTGTGAGCACGACGAAGAGTGCCAGAGCAGATGCTGCGTCGTCAACAACCTGAGCCCGCAGCGCTTCTGCACGCCCAAGACCTTCTTCCTCCAGTGCCTGTCCTGGACCAAG CCCAATGGGTACAGCTGCCAGGATCACTCGGAGTGCCAGAGCAAATGCTGCGTGAGGAGCAGCCAAGTGCCGATGCAGTTCTGCACGTCCAAGACCCTCTTCCTGCAGTGCGTGCCCTGGCGCAAG CCCAACGGAGAATACTGCCGAAGCCACAGCCAGTGCTGGAGCCAGTGCTGCCTCCACGTGCCCCAGATCAGCGCCTTCCGCTGCTCTGCCCGCAATGGCATCCTGGCCCAGTGCCTGCCCCTCGTGAGTCCACCCTGCCCCCGGGGTCTTCGCTGGACAGCAGTGCCTCGGGGCAAAGAGCAGGGGGCCCTGCTGGACCCCGGGTTCATTTGTGAGGTGGGAGAGTGTGTGGGGCTCTGGGTGGCGCTGGGCCTTCAGGTCTGGCTGCACACAGGTGCACATTAA